A single genomic interval of Chryseobacterium paludis harbors:
- a CDS encoding prolipoprotein diacylglyceryl transferase yields MDFPVTFQLFGNTVLAHPLFEALGMFMGMRYYFYLKRKSTEKLTFNTSAAVLIGATAGALIGSKLIGNLENPYKLFEHFDLKSIWSNNTIVGGLAFGLMGVELAKKIVKHKESTGDLIVFPLMLAIIIGRIGCFLTGVYEETYGLPTDSIFGMHLGDQYLRHPVALYEIVFLISLWVILKIKKSTKEYPSGYIFQLFMLSYFTFRFFLDFIKPRVGIIGSLGTIQLLCICVIIYYIFKIRKTKTVNSP; encoded by the coding sequence ATGGATTTTCCTGTTACTTTTCAATTATTTGGTAATACAGTGTTAGCGCATCCTCTTTTTGAAGCGTTGGGGATGTTTATGGGGATGCGGTATTATTTTTATTTAAAAAGAAAATCAACAGAAAAGCTTACTTTTAATACTTCTGCAGCGGTTCTTATTGGAGCAACAGCAGGCGCTTTAATCGGGTCAAAGTTAATTGGTAATCTCGAAAACCCTTACAAACTATTTGAACACTTTGACTTGAAAAGTATTTGGTCGAATAATACAATAGTGGGTGGACTTGCTTTTGGTTTAATGGGCGTGGAATTGGCGAAAAAGATTGTTAAACATAAGGAAAGTACTGGCGATCTCATTGTTTTTCCTTTAATGCTGGCGATCATTATTGGTAGAATAGGCTGTTTTCTTACCGGGGTTTATGAAGAAACCTATGGTTTGCCAACAGACTCAATATTTGGGATGCATCTTGGAGATCAGTATTTACGTCATCCTGTTGCGCTTTATGAAATCGTATTCTTAATCAGTCTTTGGGTTATTTTAAAGATAAAAAAAAGTACAAAAGAGTACCCATCCGGGTATATTTTCCAACTATTTATGTTGAGTTATTTTACCTTTAGATTTTTTCTGGATTTTATAAAACCGAGGGTAGGTATTATTGGAAGCCTGGGGACGATTCAGCTTTTATGTATTTGTGTAATTATTTATTACATCTTTAAGATTAGAAAAACAAAAACCGTAAATTCACCTTAA
- a CDS encoding radical SAM protein encodes MPIRNYTYYDYTISLCPECLKRVGAKIIIEDESVFMTKRCPDHGFFKTKIASDVHYYKNIRNYNKASEMPLHFGTDVEYGCPYDCGLCVDHEQHSCLSIVEVTDRCNLTCPTCYAMSSPHYGSHRSLEEIEAMFDVIVKNEGQPDVVQISGGEPTIHPEFFKIMDIAKSKPIKHLMLNTNGVRIANDPGFAEKLATYAPEFEVYLQFDSFKPEILIDFRGKDLTDIRMKALEKLNELNLSTTLVIVLQQGKNIDEIGKIIDFALKQKCVRGITFQPVEIAGRNREDSAHEKITLTEVRQEILNQFPLLNSDDIIPVPCNPDALAMGYILKLEGEIIPLTRYINPADLLNNESRNTIVYEQDAGLQMQLLDIFSTGISVDKVKPKVNQLLCCLPEVSAPNLDYDNLFRIIIMNFMDAHDFDVRAVKKSCVHIVNKDLKLIPFETMNLFYRDGKKEYLEELRREDKVLF; translated from the coding sequence ATGCCAATACGAAATTATACATATTACGATTATACAATTAGTCTTTGCCCGGAATGTCTGAAAAGAGTGGGAGCTAAGATCATTATAGAAGATGAATCCGTTTTCATGACGAAAAGATGTCCTGATCATGGTTTTTTCAAAACAAAAATTGCTTCCGATGTCCATTATTATAAAAACATCAGAAACTATAATAAAGCATCAGAAATGCCTTTGCATTTTGGAACGGACGTAGAATACGGCTGCCCTTATGATTGTGGACTGTGTGTGGATCATGAACAGCACAGCTGTCTTTCCATTGTAGAAGTAACAGATCGTTGTAATTTGACTTGTCCTACATGCTATGCAATGTCATCTCCTCATTACGGAAGTCATAGAAGTCTCGAAGAAATAGAAGCGATGTTTGATGTGATTGTAAAAAATGAAGGCCAGCCGGATGTTGTTCAGATCAGTGGCGGAGAGCCTACCATCCATCCTGAGTTCTTTAAGATCATGGATATTGCTAAGTCGAAGCCGATCAAACATTTAATGCTCAATACAAACGGGGTTAGAATTGCCAATGATCCGGGTTTTGCAGAAAAGCTGGCAACTTACGCTCCCGAGTTTGAGGTTTATCTTCAATTTGATTCTTTTAAACCAGAGATTTTGATCGATTTTAGAGGAAAAGACCTCACCGATATCAGAATGAAGGCTCTTGAAAAGCTAAACGAGCTTAACCTTTCTACGACATTGGTCATTGTTCTTCAACAAGGCAAAAATATAGATGAGATTGGAAAGATCATTGATTTTGCATTGAAACAAAAATGTGTGCGTGGAATTACATTTCAGCCTGTAGAAATTGCAGGAAGAAACAGGGAAGATTCAGCACATGAAAAAATTACTTTAACGGAAGTAAGACAAGAGATACTGAATCAATTCCCATTATTGAATTCAGATGATATTATTCCCGTTCCCTGTAACCCAGATGCTTTGGCAATGGGATATATTTTAAAACTTGAGGGTGAAATTATTCCTTTAACGAGGTATATCAATCCAGCTGATTTACTGAATAATGAGTCTCGAAATACAATTGTGTATGAGCAGGATGCCGGACTCCAAATGCAGCTTTTGGACATTTTCAGTACTGGAATATCTGTAGATAAAGTAAAACCTAAAGTGAATCAATTACTTTGCTGTCTTCCTGAGGTTTCGGCTCCAAATCTGGATTATGATAATTTATTCAGAATTATTATCATGAATTTTATGGATGCTCATGATTTTGATGTTCGCGCAGTAAAGAAATCCTGTGTTCACATTGTGAATAAAGATCTGAAATTAATCCCTTTTGAAACAATGAATCTTTTTTACAGAGATGGGAAAAAGGAATATCTGGAAGAATTAAGGAGAGAGGATAAGGTTCTGTTTTAG
- a CDS encoding GNAT family N-acetyltransferase translates to MYEKLDNPVYHSLNEHHKKFCLNFGDSKFYNPEVAAFGGSSEVAKEKDITEYSKICDDFLIFGAKPYGNFEKELSQLVCDQYVLENKIDLDFTEKIDLLREENNEELLHFIKKFYPHYFKNRTPELGRYFGIFKDNKLVAVTGERMQMNDMTEVSAVITDTDYLGKGYAKQLVAFVSGKIFEDNKTPFLHVAETNTGAKKLYEKLGFHHRGTINLWGVKR, encoded by the coding sequence ATGTACGAGAAACTAGACAATCCTGTTTATCATTCACTTAATGAGCATCATAAAAAGTTTTGCTTAAACTTTGGAGATTCTAAATTTTACAATCCTGAAGTCGCAGCTTTCGGAGGTTCATCAGAGGTTGCAAAAGAAAAAGATATCACAGAATACTCAAAAATCTGTGATGACTTTCTTATTTTTGGGGCTAAACCTTATGGTAATTTTGAAAAAGAATTATCTCAGCTTGTTTGTGATCAGTATGTATTGGAGAATAAAATTGATCTGGACTTTACAGAAAAAATTGATCTTTTAAGAGAGGAGAATAATGAAGAACTCCTTCATTTTATCAAAAAGTTCTATCCGCATTATTTTAAAAACAGAACTCCGGAATTGGGTCGTTATTTTGGTATATTTAAAGATAACAAACTGGTAGCAGTAACAGGAGAAAGAATGCAGATGAATGATATGACGGAAGTAAGTGCTGTTATTACAGATACAGATTATCTTGGAAAAGGCTATGCAAAGCAACTTGTCGCTTTTGTTTCCGGGAAAATATTTGAAGATAACAAAACACCTTTTCTTCATGTTGCTGAAACTAATACCGGAGCTAAAAAGCTATATGAGAAACTAGGTTTCCATCATAGAGGAACAATAAATTTATGGGGTGTTAAACGATAG
- the fabG gene encoding 3-oxoacyl-[acyl-carrier-protein] reductase encodes MKLLEGKVALITGATRGIGKGIAEIFAQQGAKVAFTYAGSVDKAKELEATLSSVTQIKGYQSDASDYDAAQKLVDDVMEEFGKIDILVNNAGITRDNLLLRMSKDDWDTIIRVNLDSVFNLTKAVIKPMMKAKSGSIINITSVVGVKGNAGQSNYAASKAGAIGFTKSIALELGSRNIRCNAVAPGFIETEMTASLDEKTLKAWRDGIPMKRGGQPQDIANACVFLGSEMSTYITGQTLHVDGGMLT; translated from the coding sequence ATGAAACTATTAGAAGGAAAGGTAGCACTAATTACCGGAGCTACAAGAGGAATTGGAAAAGGAATAGCTGAGATTTTTGCTCAACAGGGAGCAAAAGTGGCTTTTACTTATGCCGGTTCTGTAGACAAAGCAAAAGAATTAGAAGCGACTTTAAGTTCTGTAACTCAAATAAAAGGTTACCAATCTGATGCATCAGATTATGATGCTGCTCAAAAATTAGTAGATGATGTAATGGAAGAATTTGGCAAGATCGATATACTGGTCAACAACGCTGGAATTACAAGAGATAATCTGTTATTGAGAATGTCTAAAGATGATTGGGATACTATTATCAGGGTAAATTTAGATTCTGTATTCAACCTTACTAAAGCTGTAATCAAACCTATGATGAAAGCAAAATCAGGTTCTATTATCAATATAACTTCAGTAGTTGGGGTAAAAGGAAATGCGGGACAGTCTAATTATGCAGCTTCTAAAGCTGGAGCAATTGGATTTACAAAATCTATCGCCCTTGAATTAGGATCAAGAAATATCCGTTGTAACGCTGTTGCCCCAGGATTTATTGAAACTGAAATGACCGCTTCTTTAGATGAGAAAACACTTAAAGCCTGGAGAGATGGAATTCCAATGAAGAGAGGTGGACAGCCTCAGGATATTGCAAATGCCTGTGTATTTTTAGGAAGTGAAATGTCAACTTATATTACCGGACAAACATTACATGTTGACGGTGGAATGTTAACATAA
- the surE gene encoding 5'/3'-nucleotidase SurE — protein sequence MERPLILVTNDDGITAPGIRNLISFMNEIGEVIVVAPDSPQSGKGHAITINSTLSYEEVQLDGPQTDYSCSGTPVDCVKMALDKILTRRPDIVVSGINHGANSSINVIYSGTMSAAVEAGVEGIPAIGFSLLDFSWEADFTQAKEFIQNIVRRTLENPMPRGIVLNVNIPKLPAGDIKGIKVCKQAHAKWEESFDERVNPHGKKYYWLTGYFNNMDESEDADETALANGYISIVPVKFDLTAYEYMKTLEEVMNFD from the coding sequence ATGGAAAGACCACTTATTCTGGTTACTAATGATGATGGAATTACAGCACCTGGTATCAGAAATCTTATCAGTTTTATGAACGAAATCGGAGAAGTGATTGTGGTAGCACCCGACTCCCCACAAAGTGGAAAGGGACATGCTATTACTATTAATTCTACCTTAAGTTACGAAGAAGTACAGCTAGATGGTCCTCAAACAGATTATTCTTGTAGTGGAACCCCCGTAGACTGTGTCAAAATGGCTCTTGATAAAATTTTAACAAGAAGACCCGACATTGTTGTTTCTGGGATCAATCATGGAGCGAACTCATCTATTAATGTAATCTACTCCGGGACAATGTCTGCAGCTGTAGAGGCTGGTGTAGAAGGAATTCCAGCAATTGGATTTTCATTACTTGATTTTAGCTGGGAAGCAGATTTTACACAAGCCAAAGAATTTATTCAAAATATCGTTAGGAGAACATTGGAAAATCCAATGCCTAGAGGGATCGTTCTCAATGTAAATATTCCAAAACTTCCTGCCGGAGATATAAAAGGAATCAAAGTTTGTAAGCAGGCTCATGCAAAATGGGAAGAAAGTTTTGATGAAAGAGTAAATCCACACGGAAAAAAATATTACTGGTTAACAGGATATTTCAATAACATGGATGAATCCGAAGATGCTGATGAAACCGCTTTAGCCAATGGATATATCTCCATTGTTCCTGTAAAGTTTGATTTAACAGCTTATGAATATATGAAGACTCTGGAAGAAGTAATGAATTTCGATTAA
- a CDS encoding GMP reductase: MRIENDIKLGFKDVMFRPKRSTLKSRSEVSLEREFTFRYTKKKWTGTPIIAANMDTVGTFEMAVELAKDKIITAVHKHYSVEEWDQFLNSQPESIHQYIALSTGTGKTDEEKLKQIIEKHPKIEFLCIDVANGYSEHFVDFVKQARANFPDKIIIAGNVVTGEMVEELLLVGADIIKVGIGPGSVCTTRVKTGVGYPQLSAIIECSDAAHGLGGHIIADGGCKVPGDVAKAFGGGADFVMLGGMFAGHDESGGEMIEENGKKYRLFYGMSSKTAMDKHSGGVAEYRASEGKTVKVGYKGPVSETVKDILGGVRSTCTYVGASKLKELSKRTTFIRVQEQENQIFKD, encoded by the coding sequence ATGCGTATAGAAAATGATATAAAATTAGGGTTTAAGGATGTAATGTTCCGTCCGAAAAGATCTACCCTGAAATCCAGATCTGAAGTGAGTTTAGAAAGAGAATTTACATTCAGATATACCAAAAAGAAATGGACAGGTACTCCCATCATTGCTGCCAATATGGATACTGTAGGTACTTTCGAAATGGCTGTAGAACTCGCAAAAGATAAAATTATTACAGCAGTTCACAAACATTATTCCGTGGAGGAATGGGATCAGTTTCTGAATAGTCAGCCAGAAAGTATTCACCAATATATTGCTTTAAGTACAGGAACCGGAAAAACGGATGAAGAAAAGCTTAAACAAATCATCGAAAAGCATCCAAAAATCGAGTTTCTGTGTATTGATGTAGCCAATGGTTATTCTGAACATTTTGTTGACTTTGTAAAGCAGGCAAGAGCTAATTTTCCTGATAAAATCATTATAGCAGGTAATGTGGTAACCGGTGAAATGGTTGAAGAACTACTTTTAGTAGGTGCAGATATCATTAAAGTTGGCATCGGGCCTGGTTCCGTGTGCACAACGCGAGTGAAGACCGGTGTTGGTTATCCTCAGCTTTCTGCTATTATCGAATGTTCTGACGCTGCTCATGGTTTGGGTGGTCATATTATTGCAGATGGTGGTTGTAAAGTTCCAGGCGATGTCGCTAAGGCTTTTGGAGGTGGTGCAGATTTTGTCATGCTTGGTGGAATGTTTGCCGGACATGATGAAAGTGGTGGTGAGATGATTGAAGAAAACGGAAAAAAATACCGTCTTTTTTATGGAATGAGTTCAAAAACAGCCATGGATAAACATTCCGGTGGTGTTGCAGAATATAGAGCCTCAGAGGGTAAAACTGTGAAAGTAGGCTATAAAGGTCCGGTTTCGGAAACTGTAAAAGATATTTTAGGAGGTGTACGGTCTACCTGCACTTATGTAGGGGCCTCCAAACTTAAAGAACTATCCAAGAGAACCACATTCATCAGGGTTCAGGAACAGGAAAATCAAATCTTCAAAGATTAA